A part of Gemmatimonas groenlandica genomic DNA contains:
- the rpsL gene encoding 30S ribosomal protein S12 — MPTINQLVRRARKDVVEKSKAPALKSNPFKRGVCTRVYTTTPKKPNSALRKVARVRLTNQLEVTAYIPGEGHNLQEHSIVLVRGGRVKDLPGVRYHIVRGTLDASGVNGRNQSRSKYGTKRPKKGAAAAAAAKGGKKK; from the coding sequence ATGCCTACGATCAATCAGCTGGTCCGCCGCGCCCGTAAGGACGTGGTGGAGAAGTCCAAGGCACCCGCGCTCAAGAGCAATCCGTTCAAGCGTGGCGTGTGCACCCGCGTCTACACCACGACGCCCAAGAAGCCCAACTCGGCGCTGCGCAAGGTTGCGCGTGTTCGTCTCACGAACCAGCTCGAGGTGACGGCCTACATCCCCGGCGAAGGACACAACCTGCAGGAGCACTCGATCGTGCTCGTGCGCGGTGGTCGTGTGAAGGACCTTCCCGGCGTGCGTTACCACATCGTTCGCGGCACGCTTGACGCATCGGGCGTCAACGGCCGTAACCAGAGCCGTTCGAAGTACGGCACCAAGCGCCCCAAGAAGGGCGCCGCGGCTGCTGCAGCCGCCAAGGGAGGTAAGAAGAAGTGA